The proteins below are encoded in one region of Candidatus Baltobacteraceae bacterium:
- a CDS encoding sugar nucleotide-binding protein, which translates to VSPSYAGDIARALRELVRTERYGLYHMVNRGPVTWYDFARETLRQAGIDHPIEPVSTNDWLSTVRRPAYSALANTALDALDIPMPDWREGIAGYLRDKA; encoded by the coding sequence TGGTTTCACCGAGCTATGCCGGCGACATCGCGCGCGCCCTTCGCGAACTGGTGCGCACCGAACGGTACGGGCTCTATCACATGGTGAATCGCGGCCCGGTCACGTGGTACGATTTTGCGCGCGAGACGCTGAGGCAAGCCGGTATCGATCACCCGATCGAACCGGTCTCGACGAACGACTGGCTCTCGACCGTGCGTCGCCCCGCCTACTCCGCACTCGCCAACACCGCCCTCGACGCGCTCGACATCCCCATGCCCGACTGGCGCGAAGGCATCGCCGGTTACCTCCGCGACAAAGCGTAG